The DNA window AGGGCGATCGACTCGGCGTCGACCTTCGGCTTGGGGATATCCAGCCAGCGCTGCGACTGCTCGACCTGCTGCTCCACCTGGCGCAGCGAGGCCAGGTAATCGTCGAGCTTCTGCTGGTCAACCTTCCCCAGTTGCCGGCGGAGCGAGCGGGAATGATCCAGCACACGGTCCAGCATGCTGGCCGTGTTGACCAGCTTGCGGCGTTCTGTCTGGGCCGCGTCGTCGTTGCCGAACAGCCGGGCAAACACTTGCTGCGGGCTGGCGAGCGCGGGGATCGGCTTCCCTTTGGCGGAGAAGCTGAGCGTGGTGGAACGGGTCGGTTCGCCCACGCCGCCGTCGCTGGAAAGGATCAGGGAGCGATAGCGGGTGTCGTCGCCAATGTGCTGGGCAGCGTACTGATCGAGCGAGATGTCATTGACGAACAGCGGCCCTTTCAAGGAGGCGCCCGTCAGAAAGGTGTCGCCCGTATCGTGCCCGCCCAGGGTCCGGCCGCGGGGATGCGAGAGCCCGCCCAGGATGGTGATCTGGTCGCGCAGGTCGGCCAGCGGCTGCAGCGGTTTGGTGAGCTGGTAGTCGCGTCCTTCGCCGCGAGGGAACCAGCCCCAGTCGCGCAGGCCGCCGTCCTCACTGGGCATGGAGACGCCGAACGGGAAGTAAACAAAGGCCATCCGCCGCGGCGGCGTTTTGGCGGCGGCTCCAAAACTCATGCTTTCCAGCAGCGGCAACGCCAGCGCCAATCCGGCGCCCTGCAGGCACGTTCGTCGATCCAGTCGCCAGGATTTATTCGCCATCGGTAAAGGTCTTCCTGAAAGATAAGGGGTTGCCTGGTGTGTCTTTGAATCGTCTTACTTGGTCTGGAACGGTTCGCTCGCTACGATCCGGGCGATCAACTGGTCCAGGCGGTAATCGTCGCTGGCGAACTGGGCCGTCAGCTCGTCGACGATCGCCTCGTCCGGCAGTTCCAGACTGCGTCCCAGGGCGTAAACCAGCACCCGTTTGGCCAGCGAACGGGCGAACGGCTGCTGCTGCTTCTCCAGCAGGTAACGCTGCAGGTCGGCCACGCCGGCCACCTCGGTTCCATCGGGCAGTACGGCGGCTGCATCGACAGGCGCCGGCTTGCGTCCGCGACCGGTGACGATCGTTCGCCACTGGCCCACGGCGTCGAAGTTTTCAAACGCCACGCCCCAGGGATCAATGCCGCGGTGGCAACCGTTGCAGGACTCTTTTGCCCGGTGCATTTCCAGCTGCTGCTTCAGCGGCAAGCCGGCCACGCTGGGCGATTTGGAATCCAGCTCCGGCACGTCCGGCGGCGGCGGGGCCGGCGGGTTGTCCAGCAGACGATCCAGCAGCCAGACGGCCCGTCGAATCGGATGCGAATCCTCGCCGTTGGAATTGGTCAGCAAAAAGCTGCCCTGGGTCAACAGGCCGCCGCGGATGCTGTCGGCCTCCAGCGGCACGCGTTCAAAGTCCATGCCGCGGGGACCGGGCAAGCCGTAATGCTCGGCCAGCGGCCGGTTCAGCATGACAAAGTCGGAATCAATCAGCAGCAGGGCGCTGAGTTGGTTGTTCAGGATCTCGGCGAAAAATTGCTGCGTTTCCCGCTGCATGTCGTCTTTCAGGCGGTCGTCGAACTTGCCGTAAAACTGCGGGTTGACGGCCACCCGGGTCAGGCCGGACAGGTTCAGCCACTGGTTGCTGAAGTGCTTGACGAACTGCCCTGACCGGGGATCGTCGAGCATCCGCGTCACTTGCGCCGCCAGTTGTTCCGGCTGTCGCAGCTGGCCCGCA is part of the Lignipirellula cremea genome and encodes:
- a CDS encoding DUF1552 domain-containing protein gives rise to the protein MANKSWRLDRRTCLQGAGLALALPLLESMSFGAAAKTPPRRMAFVYFPFGVSMPSEDGGLRDWGWFPRGEGRDYQLTKPLQPLADLRDQITILGGLSHPRGRTLGGHDTGDTFLTGASLKGPLFVNDISLDQYAAQHIGDDTRYRSLILSSDGGVGEPTRSTTLSFSAKGKPIPALASPQQVFARLFGNDDAAQTERRKLVNTASMLDRVLDHSRSLRRQLGKVDQQKLDDYLASLRQVEQQVEQSQRWLDIPKPKVDAESIALDVDQKTPQTYLRTMYDLMLLAFQTDSTRLATYMIGQVAGATTIANSFPAAVGLEGNWHGLAHSGASDKGAEKLGRFDQFLAEHFAYFLKRLQSTPEGDGNMLDHTLVLYGSSNSKTHQNRNYPLIVAGGRKLGMAHGQYLQYTEETPLANLFVTMLDRANIPVESFADSTGELSQLLV